In one Streptomyces sp. NBC_01288 genomic region, the following are encoded:
- a CDS encoding endonuclease/exonuclease/phosphatase family protein encodes MVPLPNSRTDPDGSAIIRVLSYNIRSMRDDTDALARVIRACAPDLVLIQEAPLFFRWRKKLARLASASGLVVLSGGGTAAGPALLCSLRATVERTEDVLLPLTPGQFRRGFATAVVRFGGARLGVLSCHLSLRQDERYEQGGMLLDRLAGMGVDHVIAGGDLNDRPDGRTFGRLAKELQDCWATAPWGDENTWTPGNPFQRIDAIFATQGIEVLGCGVPSAQPGVTETDLRAATDHFPVLAALRIPAS; translated from the coding sequence ATGGTGCCGCTCCCCAACTCCCGCACAGACCCCGACGGTTCGGCGATCATCCGCGTCCTGAGCTACAACATCCGCTCGATGCGCGACGACACAGACGCCCTGGCCCGCGTCATCAGGGCCTGCGCCCCCGACCTCGTCCTGATCCAAGAGGCCCCCCTCTTCTTCCGCTGGCGCAAGAAGCTGGCCCGCCTCGCCTCCGCCTCCGGCCTGGTGGTCCTCTCCGGCGGAGGCACCGCAGCCGGCCCGGCGCTGTTGTGCTCACTCCGGGCAACGGTCGAGCGCACGGAGGACGTACTCCTGCCACTGACCCCGGGCCAGTTCCGACGCGGCTTCGCCACCGCGGTCGTACGGTTCGGCGGCGCCCGCCTGGGAGTCCTCAGCTGTCACCTCAGCCTCCGCCAGGACGAACGCTACGAACAGGGCGGCATGCTGCTCGACCGGCTGGCCGGCATGGGCGTGGACCACGTGATCGCGGGCGGCGACCTCAACGACCGCCCCGACGGCCGGACTTTCGGCCGCCTGGCCAAGGAACTCCAGGACTGCTGGGCCACCGCCCCCTGGGGCGACGAGAACACCTGGACCCCCGGCAACCCCTTCCAGCGCATCGACGCGATCTTCGCGACGCAGGGCATCGAGGTGCTGGGCTGCGGGGTGCCCTCGGCCCAACCAGGAGTCACGGAGACGGACTTGAGGGCGGCCACGGACCACTTCCCGGTCCTGGCCGCCCTCAGGATCCCCGCGAGCTAG
- a CDS encoding alpha/beta hydrolase translates to MPVLPGAEPYRHEGGEVGVLLCHGFTGSPQSLRPWAEHLAERGLTVSLPLLPGHGTRWEDMQLTGWQDWYAEVDRELRALRERCSQVFVAGLSMGGALALRLAAKHGDEISGVVVVNPGIKVHGLAAYALPVARHLVRTAPGIASDIAKEGSEEVGYDKVPLHSAHSLRIFFRLVDSELPQVTQPLLLLHSPQDHVVPPADSARVLSRVSSADVTEILLEQSYHVATLDHDADRIFEESFAFIGRLAPSVGKQASDTGRVSEQEGTATGG, encoded by the coding sequence GTGCCGGTCCTCCCCGGAGCCGAGCCGTACCGCCACGAGGGCGGGGAGGTCGGAGTGCTCCTCTGCCACGGCTTCACCGGTTCCCCGCAGTCGCTGCGCCCCTGGGCGGAGCACCTGGCCGAGCGCGGCCTCACCGTGTCGCTGCCGCTGCTGCCCGGGCACGGCACGCGCTGGGAGGACATGCAGCTCACCGGCTGGCAGGACTGGTACGCGGAGGTGGATCGCGAGCTGCGCGCCCTGCGCGAGCGCTGCTCGCAGGTCTTCGTCGCGGGCCTGTCCATGGGCGGCGCGCTGGCCCTGCGGCTGGCCGCGAAGCACGGTGACGAGATCAGCGGTGTCGTGGTCGTCAACCCCGGTATCAAGGTGCACGGCCTCGCGGCGTACGCCCTTCCGGTGGCCCGCCATCTGGTGCGTACGGCGCCGGGCATCGCCAGCGACATCGCGAAGGAGGGCAGCGAGGAGGTCGGGTACGACAAGGTGCCGCTGCACTCCGCGCACTCCCTGCGTATTTTCTTCCGGCTGGTCGACAGCGAACTCCCGCAGGTCACCCAGCCGCTCCTGCTGCTGCACAGCCCCCAGGACCATGTGGTTCCGCCGGCCGACTCGGCTCGTGTCCTCAGCCGGGTTTCCTCGGCCGACGTGACGGAGATCCTGCTGGAACAGAGCTACCACGTCGCGACGTTGGACCACGACGCGGACCGGATTTTCGAGGAGAGCTTCGCGTTCATCGGCCGGCTCGCACCCAGTGTCGGCAAGCAGGCGTCCGACACGGGCCGGGTGAGCGAGCAGGAAGGGACGGCCACAGGTGGCTGA
- a CDS encoding lysophospholipid acyltransferase family protein: protein MKVAIGGPLKVAFRPWVEGLENIPDDGAAILASNHLSFSDSFFLPAVLDRKVTFIAKAEYFTTPGVKGKLTAAFFKGAGQLPVDRSGARGAGEAAIKAGIDVLERGELFGIYPEGTRSPDGRLYRGKPGGLARVALASGAPVIPVAMIDTEKIQPPGKVMPKLMRPGIRIGKPLDFSRYNGMEHDRFVLRAVTDEVMYEIMKLSGQEYVDIYATAAKRQIAEAAKVDKEADKAAKAALAQAEKEQTSP from the coding sequence ATGAAGGTCGCCATCGGGGGACCGCTGAAGGTCGCCTTCCGACCCTGGGTGGAGGGCCTGGAGAACATTCCGGACGACGGCGCCGCCATTCTGGCGAGCAATCACCTCTCGTTCTCGGACTCGTTCTTCCTGCCCGCGGTCCTGGACCGCAAGGTGACCTTCATCGCGAAGGCCGAGTACTTCACGACCCCCGGGGTGAAGGGCAAGCTGACGGCCGCGTTCTTCAAGGGCGCCGGCCAGCTTCCGGTGGACCGCTCCGGTGCGCGCGGGGCGGGCGAGGCCGCGATCAAGGCCGGGATCGACGTCCTGGAGCGCGGTGAACTGTTCGGTATCTATCCGGAGGGCACGCGCTCCCCGGACGGCAGGCTCTACCGGGGCAAGCCCGGCGGCCTCGCGCGCGTGGCGCTCGCCAGCGGCGCCCCGGTGATCCCGGTCGCGATGATCGACACGGAGAAGATCCAGCCGCCTGGCAAGGTCATGCCGAAGCTGATGAGGCCCGGCATCCGGATCGGCAAGCCGCTCGACTTCAGCCGGTACAACGGCATGGAGCACGACCGTTTCGTCCTCCGCGCGGTGACCGACGAGGTCATGTACGAGATCATGAAGCTCTCCGGCCAGGAGTACGTCGACATCTACGCGACCGCCGCCAAGCGGCAGATCGCGGAGGCGGCGAAGGTCGACAAGGAAGCGGACAAGGCGGCCAAGGCCGCGCTCGCACAAGCGGAGAAGGAACAGACCAGCCCATAG
- the macS gene encoding MacS family sensor histidine kinase, which produces MAKQVRVVRMSVEQPLWRALSGYRVLTMLYAIGLFASAYDEFDRPGIAIAFYVVLFVWTLATLPRVQSAVACTKRFLAVDLAIALTGIVLTPLAADDHHISSGGPTLPSIWTAGSVLAFAIKGGWRWAAFASTPVAVANLIERGSPARDTVHNVVLVWVASIAIGYVVEVARASERTLARALEIEATTRERERLARDIHDGVLQVLAMVQRRGAVLGGEASELGRMAGEQEIALRTLVSGALVPVSRVSLDAAEGAVVRAVEVEVEEPDDGPVDLRGLLAPYAAAKVSFAEPGAPVPLPAPAAKELAAAVGAALDNVRRHAGEDARAWILVEDETREVVVTVRDDGPGIPEGRLAQAEGEGRLGVALSIRGRLRDLGGSAELVSIPGQGTEVELKVPKARGKAGTR; this is translated from the coding sequence ATGGCCAAGCAGGTACGTGTCGTCAGGATGTCCGTGGAGCAGCCGCTCTGGCGCGCCCTGAGCGGCTACCGCGTGCTGACCATGCTGTACGCGATCGGGCTCTTCGCCTCCGCCTACGACGAGTTCGACCGACCCGGCATCGCCATCGCCTTCTACGTCGTCCTGTTCGTCTGGACGCTCGCCACCCTGCCCCGGGTGCAGAGCGCGGTCGCCTGCACCAAGCGCTTCCTCGCCGTCGACCTCGCGATCGCGCTGACCGGCATCGTCCTCACCCCGCTCGCGGCCGACGACCACCACATCTCCAGCGGCGGTCCCACCCTGCCGTCGATATGGACCGCCGGCTCGGTCCTCGCGTTCGCCATCAAGGGCGGCTGGCGCTGGGCCGCGTTCGCCTCCACCCCGGTCGCCGTCGCCAACCTGATCGAGCGCGGCTCCCCGGCCCGCGACACCGTCCACAACGTGGTCCTCGTCTGGGTCGCCTCCATCGCCATCGGCTACGTCGTGGAGGTCGCCCGCGCCTCCGAGCGCACCCTCGCCCGCGCCCTGGAGATCGAGGCCACCACCCGGGAACGGGAGCGCCTCGCCCGCGACATCCACGACGGTGTCCTCCAGGTGCTGGCGATGGTGCAGCGGCGCGGTGCCGTGCTCGGCGGCGAGGCGAGTGAGCTGGGCCGGATGGCGGGCGAGCAGGAGATCGCGCTGCGCACCCTGGTCTCCGGCGCGCTGGTGCCCGTGTCCCGGGTGTCGCTGGACGCGGCGGAGGGCGCGGTCGTGAGGGCCGTGGAAGTGGAAGTCGAGGAACCCGACGACGGGCCGGTCGATCTGCGGGGGCTGCTCGCGCCCTATGCCGCGGCCAAGGTGAGTTTCGCCGAGCCGGGGGCTCCGGTGCCGTTGCCCGCGCCCGCGGCGAAGGAGCTGGCCGCCGCTGTCGGGGCCGCCCTGGACAATGTGCGCCGGCATGCCGGGGAGGACGCGCGGGCGTGGATCCTGGTCGAGGACGAAACCCGGGAGGTCGTGGTGACCGTACGGGACGACGGGCCCGGGATTCCCGAGGGGCGGCTCGCGCAGGCCGAGGGGGAGGGGCGGCTCGGCGTCGCCCTGTCGATCCGGGGGCGGTTGCGGGACCTCGGGGGCAGTGCCGAACTGGTGTCGATTCCCGGGCAGGGCACGGAAGTTGAGTTGAAGGTACCGAAAGCACGGGGGAAGGCGGGGACACGATGA
- a CDS encoding response regulator transcription factor: MSEQQGPIRVMVVDDHPMWRDAVARDLAESGFDVVATAGDGEQAVRRAKAAAPDVLVLDLNLPAMPGVQVCKELVGANPALRVLVLSASGEHADVLEAVKSGATGYLLKSASTEELLDAVRRTAVGDPVFTPGLAGLVLGEYRRLASDPAPATDGDRPKAPQLTDRETEVLRLVAKGLSYKQIAERLVISHRTVQNHVQNTLGKLQLHNRVELVRYAIERGLDDA; the protein is encoded by the coding sequence ATGAGTGAGCAGCAGGGCCCGATCAGGGTCATGGTGGTCGACGACCACCCGATGTGGCGCGACGCCGTCGCCCGCGACCTGGCCGAGTCCGGCTTCGACGTGGTCGCCACCGCCGGAGACGGCGAGCAGGCGGTGCGCCGGGCCAAGGCCGCCGCCCCCGACGTCCTCGTCCTCGACCTGAACCTGCCGGCGATGCCCGGCGTCCAGGTCTGCAAGGAACTGGTGGGCGCCAACCCGGCGTTGCGCGTCCTGGTCCTCTCCGCGAGCGGCGAGCACGCGGACGTCCTGGAGGCGGTGAAGTCCGGCGCGACCGGCTATCTGCTCAAGTCGGCTTCCACGGAAGAGCTGTTGGACGCGGTGCGGCGAACGGCGGTCGGCGACCCGGTGTTCACACCCGGGCTCGCCGGACTGGTCCTCGGCGAGTACCGCCGTCTGGCCTCCGACCCGGCACCGGCCACGGACGGCGACCGGCCCAAGGCACCCCAACTCACCGACCGCGAGACCGAAGTGCTCCGCCTGGTCGCCAAGGGCCTGAGCTACAAGCAGATCGCCGAACGCCTGGTCATCTCGCACCGCACGGTCCAGAACCATGTCCAGAACACCCTCGGCAAGCTCCAGTTGCACAACCGGGTGGAGCTGGTCCGGTACGCGATAGAGCGCGGTCTCGACGACGCGTAG
- a CDS encoding 6-phosphofructokinase has product MRVGVLTGGGDCPGLNAVIRGIVRKGVQEYGYSFVGYRDGWRGPLEGDTVRLDIPAVRGILPRGGTILGSSRTNPLKLENGISRIKANLAAQEVDALIVIGGEDTLGVAARLWDESGVPCVGVPKTIDNDLSATDYTFGFDTAVGIATEAIDRLHTTAESHMRILVCEVMGRHTGWIAIHSGLAGGANVILIPEQRFDVDQVCAWITSRFKASYAPIVVVAEGAMPKDGDVVLKDGTLDSFGHVRLSGVGEWLAKELEKRTGKEARTTVLGHVQRGGTPSAFDRWLATRFGLHAIEAVRDGDFGKMVALRGTDIVRVPIAEATAQLKTVDPKLYEEVGVFFG; this is encoded by the coding sequence ATGCGCGTCGGAGTACTGACCGGAGGCGGCGACTGCCCCGGACTCAACGCCGTCATCCGGGGCATCGTCCGCAAGGGCGTACAGGAGTACGGCTACAGCTTCGTCGGCTACCGGGACGGCTGGCGAGGCCCGCTCGAAGGCGACACCGTCCGGCTCGACATCCCCGCGGTGCGCGGCATCCTGCCCCGCGGCGGCACCATCCTCGGCTCCTCCCGCACCAACCCGCTGAAGCTGGAGAACGGCATCAGCCGCATCAAGGCCAACCTCGCCGCGCAGGAGGTCGACGCGCTCATCGTGATCGGCGGCGAGGACACGCTGGGGGTGGCCGCGCGGCTCTGGGACGAGAGCGGGGTGCCCTGTGTCGGCGTACCGAAGACCATCGACAACGACCTGTCCGCCACCGACTACACCTTCGGCTTCGACACCGCCGTCGGTATCGCCACCGAGGCGATCGACCGGCTGCACACCACCGCCGAGTCGCACATGCGCATCCTGGTCTGCGAGGTGATGGGCCGGCACACCGGCTGGATCGCCATCCACTCCGGCCTCGCGGGCGGCGCGAACGTCATCCTCATCCCCGAGCAGCGCTTCGACGTCGACCAGGTGTGCGCCTGGATCACGTCCCGCTTCAAGGCGTCGTACGCCCCGATCGTGGTCGTCGCGGAGGGGGCCATGCCGAAGGACGGCGACGTGGTCCTCAAGGACGGCACCCTCGACTCCTTCGGACACGTCCGGCTGTCCGGGGTGGGCGAGTGGCTGGCCAAGGAGTTGGAGAAGCGCACCGGCAAGGAGGCCCGCACCACTGTCCTCGGCCACGTCCAGCGCGGCGGCACACCCAGCGCCTTCGACCGCTGGCTCGCCACCCGTTTCGGCCTGCACGCCATCGAAGCCGTCCGCGACGGCGACTTCGGCAAGATGGTCGCCCTGCGCGGCACGGACATCGTCCGCGTACCGATCGCGGAGGCGACGGCCCAACTGAAGACGGTCGACCCGAAGCTGTACGAGGAGGTCGGGGTGTTCTTCGGCTGA
- a CDS encoding anthranilate synthase family protein, whose translation MHLDDLLRDPRPFALLRRRTPGHDHDVIEVMLGPVASYDRLADLPAEGLALIPFRQIRERGFDVRDDGTPLSFLTPEESYEIPLADALAQLPAHDVRVEGGGFDVDDEAYGEIVGRVLREEIGRGEGANFVIRRTYEGEIPGYGRADALALFRRLLVGERGAYWTFVVHTGERTLVGASPEVHVRMSGGTVVMNPISGTYRYPAEGPTPEHLLSFLADGKEIEELSMVVDEELKMMCTVGDMGGVVIGPRLKEMAHLAHTEYELRGRSSLDVREVLKETMFAATVTGSPVQNACRVIERHEVGGRGYYAGALALLGRDSGGAQTLDSPILIRTADIDEAGRLRVPVGATLVRGSDPASEVAETHAKAAGVLAALGVRPSRPRNEDTRPRLADDPRVRAALDGRRTSLAPFWLRMQERSEELTGHALVVDGEDTFTAMLAHVLRSSGLDVTVRRYDEEGLREAVLAHEGPVVLGPGPGDPSDTADPKMRFLRALTAEVLRENRHGVLGVCLGHELIAAELGLEIVRKEVPYQGAQTAIDLFGRAETVGFYNSFVARCDDEAAAELAAHDVELSRSGAGEVHALRGPGFAGVQFHPESVLTLNGAAVVRELVGQLRGTSTFSERRPAV comes from the coding sequence ATGCATCTGGACGACCTGCTCCGCGATCCCCGCCCGTTCGCCCTGCTGCGCCGTCGCACCCCGGGCCACGACCACGACGTGATCGAGGTCATGCTCGGCCCGGTCGCCTCCTACGACCGCCTCGCCGACCTCCCGGCCGAGGGCCTGGCCCTGATCCCCTTCCGCCAGATCCGCGAGCGCGGCTTCGACGTCCGCGACGACGGCACGCCGCTGTCCTTCCTCACGCCCGAGGAGTCGTACGAGATCCCGCTCGCCGACGCGCTGGCACAGCTGCCCGCGCACGACGTACGGGTCGAGGGCGGCGGCTTCGACGTCGACGACGAGGCCTACGGCGAGATCGTCGGGCGGGTGCTGCGGGAGGAGATCGGGCGGGGCGAGGGCGCCAACTTCGTCATCCGGCGGACGTACGAGGGCGAGATCCCGGGGTACGGCAGGGCCGACGCACTGGCGTTGTTCCGGCGGCTGCTGGTCGGGGAGCGGGGCGCGTACTGGACGTTCGTCGTGCACACGGGCGAGCGGACGCTGGTCGGGGCCAGCCCCGAGGTCCACGTCCGGATGTCCGGCGGGACCGTGGTCATGAACCCGATCAGCGGGACGTACCGCTATCCGGCCGAGGGGCCGACGCCCGAGCATCTGCTCTCCTTCCTCGCCGACGGCAAGGAGATCGAGGAGCTGTCGATGGTCGTCGACGAGGAGCTCAAGATGATGTGCACCGTCGGCGACATGGGCGGGGTCGTGATCGGGCCGCGGCTGAAGGAGATGGCCCATCTCGCGCACACCGAGTACGAGTTGAGGGGCCGGTCCTCGCTGGACGTGCGCGAGGTCCTGAAGGAGACGATGTTCGCGGCGACGGTCACCGGCTCGCCGGTGCAGAACGCCTGCCGGGTCATCGAGCGGCACGAGGTCGGCGGGCGCGGCTACTACGCCGGTGCGCTGGCCCTGCTCGGCCGCGACTCCGGCGGCGCCCAGACCCTCGACTCCCCCATCCTCATCCGCACCGCCGACATCGACGAGGCCGGGCGGCTGCGGGTGCCGGTCGGCGCCACCCTGGTCCGCGGTTCGGACCCGGCGAGCGAGGTCGCGGAGACCCATGCGAAGGCGGCGGGGGTCCTGGCGGCGCTCGGCGTACGACCGTCCCGGCCGCGGAACGAGGACACCCGCCCCCGGCTGGCCGACGACCCACGCGTGCGTGCCGCGCTCGACGGCCGCCGCACCTCGTTGGCCCCCTTCTGGCTGCGGATGCAGGAGCGGTCCGAGGAGCTGACCGGGCACGCGCTGGTCGTCGACGGGGAGGACACCTTCACGGCGATGCTCGCGCATGTGCTGCGGTCGAGCGGCCTCGATGTGACCGTGCGGCGGTACGACGAGGAGGGGCTGCGGGAGGCGGTGCTCGCGCACGAGGGGCCCGTGGTGCTGGGCCCCGGTCCGGGCGACCCCTCCGACACGGCCGACCCGAAGATGCGGTTCCTGCGGGCGCTGACCGCCGAGGTACTCCGGGAGAACCGGCACGGCGTCCTCGGCGTGTGCCTCGGACACGAGCTGATCGCGGCGGAGCTGGGCCTGGAGATCGTACGGAAGGAGGTTCCGTACCAGGGGGCGCAGACGGCGATCGATCTGTTCGGGCGGGCGGAGACCGTCGGCTTCTACAACAGCTTCGTGGCGCGGTGTGACGACGAGGCCGCCGCTGAACTGGCCGCCCATGATGTGGAGTTGAGCCGGAGCGGGGCGGGCGAGGTGCATGCGCTGCGCGGGCCCGGGTTCGCCGGGGTCCAGTTCCACCCGGAGTCGGTGCTGACGCTCAACGGGGCTGCTGTCGTACGGGAGTTGGTGGGTCAGTTGCGCGGGACGAGCACGTTCTCGGAGCGGCGGCCGGCCGTGTAG
- a CDS encoding trp operon leader peptide has protein sequence MFAHSTRNWWWTAHPAAH, from the coding sequence ATGTTCGCGCATTCGACCCGTAACTGGTGGTGGACCGCTCATCCGGCGGCCCACTGA